A stretch of DNA from Carettochelys insculpta isolate YL-2023 chromosome 7, ASM3395843v1, whole genome shotgun sequence:
GGAGCCTGGCTCGGCCAATTGCACAAATCACTGGAGTACTTAACAAAATCACTGATCACTCCCAGCCGCTCCGGGGCCTCGGGCCTCTCGCCTGCGCCAGAGGCTTTGCCCAGGGCCGCGTTTTaaagccaccccctccccacgggCGCGCCAGGAACTTGCCGGGCCGAGCTCTCAGACGGGTCGCAGCAGCGGCACGGAGGTGACCACCGGGTGGGAGTAGTAGACCGGGTGGGGGAACGTCAGCAGCGGCTGGCTGACCGGCACGCTGGCCGCCGAGCTGCCGTTCTCGGCGGGGGAGTTCTCGTGGTACAGGATCGGCACCCGCACGATTCGCTGCGCGGCCGCGTGGCTCAGGTTGGCCGCCTCCAGCTCGGCCGCCAGCTGCCGCTTCCACTTGTTCCTGCGGTTCTGGAACCAGATCTTGACCTGGGTCTCGGTCAGGTGCAGCGACGCCGCCAGGCCGGCGCGCTCCGAGCTGCTCAGGTAGCGCTTCATGTCGAAGGTGGACTCCAGCTGGAAGACCTGGCTGCGGGAGAAGACGGTGCGGGTCTTCTTCTTGCGGCAGGGCTTCTTCTCCGGGCTGCCCTCCCGCGCCGCCCAGCCCGCCCCGGCCTCCTCCTTCTTCGCCTCCTCCGAGTCGCTCTCCTCCAGGACGATCTCCTCGGGGCTCGCGGAGTCCAGCTCCTTGCGCTCCGGCTCGGCCTTGAGCAGCGGCTCCGGGGAGTCCCTGTCGGTGCCCGAGGCCGGGGAGGAGTCCCGCGGGAGCGATTTCTCGGCGGCTGCAGGAAAGGGAAACACACCGCGCCTTGAGCACCGCCGGGCCGGAGGGAGCAGCCGGGCGCCGCCCTGCCCGCtgcgccctcctcctcctcccccgggcCCCGCcgccacctcccccgcccccgaaaGGAGCTGAGCCTGGGCCCCGCGTgcaccggcccggcccggcccggcgctgGGCAGCCGGGGGCCGCGCGAGCGGGGAGAGGGCGCGCGCCGGGCGGTACCTTCTGGCCGGGGCAGGTGCCCCCCGGCGGCGCTCAGCGTGTACGGGTACCACCAGGAGGCGGGGGCCCTCTCCAGGTAGTGCGCCTGCAGGGCGAACCTCTGCGCCGGGATGTCGAAGCGCGGGAAGGCGAGCTCGCCCACCTGGGACAGGGCAAAGCCGGCGCCCTCCAGAGCCCCCTTGGCGGCCGGGGCGAAGAGCGGGCGCGGCTGCTTGGGGGGCGCCTTGCGGTGGTCGCCGTTGAGCAGGTTCTTGATGGAGAAAGGCGACTCcttgggcggcggcggcggctggctgctggggggctccTGTCCCGGCTCAGGCATCCTCCTGGCGGGCCCgggcggggcggcggcggcggctcagCGCATCCACCGCCCGGCGctgccgctggggctggggctggggctggggctggggctggggctggggcaggcggcggggccaggaggcagcgccTCGGCGCATGGGGGGGCGGCTGAGCCGCCGGAGACCCCCGGAGGCCGGCGCCCAGCGCGGCTGCGAGGCGGAGCGGAGccgggctgctgctgccgcgTCAAGCCGGCGCCGGATGCTAATGAGGAAATCCAAATGTCAGCCGAGTTAAATGCGGGGCGTGCGCGGCGAGCGGGCGCGCGCAGCGGCCGAGGCTccgcgcagccccagccccagccaggcagccgccCCCCGCCTCCTTCAGCCCGCTCGGGGCCGGACACGGgcagcgggccgggccgggccggggctctTAGCGGCTCCGCTGACGCACAGCGGGACGGGCGGGCGGCAAATGGCAGCGGCCGCGCAGCTCAGGTCCCCAAAGCCCGTccgcccccgctgccctgggCTTCTCTgcgcgggctgggctgggctgggcggggggagggaagaggcacaGCGGTAGCGACGGCCCCTCCTCGCCCCCCGGGgcaggccctgctccccgcccgcGGCAGAAGGAAGAGCAAACCTCGAGCCAAGCAACAAGCAGGtgcccaaccccgccccccccgggccGCTCGAACCACGCCCAGCAGCCGGGCAGCTtcggcccctgcccccagcgcgGCAGCCCTCCGCGGGGGGCCGCTTACGGGGCGTTTCCCCCGGCTCGCAGGCGAATTAGGGAGCGGCGTCCTGGAGTCCCGCGCAGCAGCCGGCGGCCGAGCGGTCTTTCGTCAACAGAGCGTCACTTTCCCGCCAGCCTTAGCAACCCCCCCGGTCCAGAGCCGGCGGGGCCACCTGTGCGCTCAGGCGCTGCCTCCCCCGCGTCGCCTGCCCGCTGCAGTGCGAGGCTGGAGGCGGACGGACAGGTGGTAACGGGTCCTGCCGGCAGCGCAGGGAGCCGGCCTGGCTGGGCGCTCAGGTCCTTGCCGGCTCTGGGAGTTAGCCCAGCTCCAGGGGGTCTCTTTTCTCCTTTTGCTGCGCCCGGCAGCGCGCTCGGCTGAGGCTGGGCGGGAAGGCTGCGCAAAGCCGCTGCTCTTGGGCAGGGGCGGGTCGGTGTTATGGCCTTACCCCAAAGCAAAGCCCTCAGCCAAGCGCTTCCTTTCCAACCCCTCCGCCTCGCGGGGCTTTGTTTACAGCCTCTTAGCCCTTTACTGGCCGAAATACGCTCCGGCCCTCGCGCCTGTGCCCCGGGGACGCGCAGGGACTCAGGCACATCCCAGCAGACTTCAGGAGAAGTTGCGCTGCCCAGTCCGCAGTCGCTGGTTCTTAAGAACCAGGCTGCCGGTCACGCTTCGTTTTGCGCCGCTCGCCTGGCCGGCGCGTTTCGGGAGAGCGGCGTCTTGTGCCCGCGGCGAGGGCGGCCGGGGGTTTGCGCCCCGCTTCGCTGCAAACTTTGCACAAGGGGCCAGAGCTCCCAGCGCGACTCGCTCTTGGTTTTAAACAGTTCAAGCGGCAACAAACACAGAGGAAAACTGCTCCGGCAGAAGCCCGAGGACACCGCGCCGCTCTGCCGGCCGCGCTCCCGGGCGGGTCGTTTCTCTCTGCCCTCTCCTGCCTTGGGCTTGGACCTGGCCGCTCCGACCCACCCCGGCTGAGCTGCAAGGCGGGCGTGTGGAGCGCCAGGATTTTACCCGGAGCGGGAGTTTAAGTTCACCAGTTTTGCTGCTTTGATTTCCGATGTAACCAAATTCTGTTCACATAACGCCCCGGGAGGAGCCCCCGTTTGCTGTGCTTTCCAGCCGCTTTCGGAGCAGCGTTTGCGGTGGATTTGCCTGAATTGCCGTTGCATTCCGCCGGGGCCTGAAGAGGAAACCCCAGTTAATGTCACTGACTCAAAGGTGGTTTCCTCTGCAGGGAGATCTGCTAACACTGGACGAACGGGCAGGTTTTAGGGAGCGGAAGAGAATTCCTAGAACTAACTGCAGCTCCAAGGCCTCTGCTTGGCGAGGCGCTCCGGTACCTCCCCAGCAACGCTGCTCCGCTGCTGCTGAGAAAGTCCCGCAAAGTTTGCCCGCAGCGGCCCGCCTGACGTCACCGCGTTTGGCATCCTCCGTCCCGCAAGGCAAGAAGACAAGCGCCCGCTGCGCGGCGTGGTTGCCGGGTTGGTCCAGCGTTGGGCCTGCGGGGTGGATGCGCTCAGCGCTACGTCGGCGCTCCCGCCCCGCAGAAAAAGTTACCCCTTTAAGGGCTCTGGCAAAGACCCCTTTCGAGGTGGAGATACgcgtctcctagagctggaagggagctgcgGAGGTGacagagtccaggcccctgcctttCCCGCAGGGCCAAGCGCCAGCCCCTATTTACCGCAGGTCCCTGATTGCCCCCCcgagggactgagctcacagccccgggtttagcaggcccaagctcaaaccaccgagctagcCCACTCCCCActttctctcttcttcccctccccccggggcagggcagggcagcgcagggcagcccAGTCCTGGCCGGGACAGTAGCTTGCCCGGATTGGGTGTAACAAACCTAAGAAACGCCCACGTGAGACCGCATTGCAGGACACCTCTGGTTCTGGACCTACTCCCTTATTAGATTAACCAGTTCACGTACGAGCCGCGGATTAACCCGAAAACTCAGAGTTCCTCCGAGTCTTTGCAGGGTATAATTCATGTCCCCGTTTCCAAAGCTTGCTGCAGTTCCTTCACTCTCCCATCCTGCCAGGCGGACTTCCTCCTTCGGATGGGCTTTCCTGGGGGAtcgcagcagcagacagaaaagGTGCAGGATGCCCTGGACTAATCAGTGTCTCCCTCCCTCCGGCCCCGATTCTCTCGCTTGAAATGACCGTGCGAGCCCTCCAGAGGTACTTCTTTGGAAAGCAGCGTATTGGCCGGCTCGGACAAAAGTACAGCGCACAGCGCCCTCTGTTGGAATTCCCCGGCGCTCGCTAGCCGCCACCGAACGGGAGCGCTTCACTAGCTGGTTTGCCAGGCTGCCAGGGGACCAGCCTTCTCCAGGATCCGCCTTACCTCCATAGGGGTAACACCTGAACAAGTTTGGCGTTCAGGGGAGGAGGGAATTGCACCAGCACGCGGCTAGCTCAGTTCAGGGAAGTCTAAAATAAGTCCTGACTCAGCACCCCGCTGGGCTGGGAGCACATTCATTTTAAGGTcagagcagtcctgcagcactttaaagactgacaagatagtttattaggcgatgagctttcgcggggcagacccactgcttcagatctggcCTATGGCACATCACTTCTAAGTGTCTGGCTGTTCCCTGATGAGTGCCTTTTTTAACCTGCTTTCACACACGATTTCTGGCATATATGCCAAAAGAACTAGAAACTATTCTCTCCCACACGTATCTTCTGTCTCTCACTCCTCATGCCCTGTTCTCAGTGAGAAACCAGTGAGGGCCATGTATTGTTAAGGCTTTTCAAAGGGCTTAAGCAGAAACACACACAGTATTGGATGCAAAACCATTACCTGTTCCTCTTATAGGCCTATTTTTGCTCCCAGCATATCTCCTTCTTTATTTCCATTCATTCTGCTGGGTGGTTGCCAGCTTggccagatctgatgaagtgggtctgccccaggaaagctcatcacctaataaattatgctgttagtctttaaagggctacaggcccgatattttgttttgttaggatacagactaatacggctacctctctgtgactatgttAACATGAGGGATGCCATCAGAAAGCAGAAAATGCAGAGATCAAGATAGTTACAAAGCTGCCTTCAGTGTCATTGAAGTGGCCTCGCTTTATAAAATATGTACAGTGCACCTGGGTGAGCTCTGTTCAGAGGCATTTCAATTTCTGGGCTTTGTTCGTAACAGGAGGCGTCTTGTAAACGTTATTTCATACTGTCAGAATAGGCCTCCTGGACTGAGTGCCAAGCCGTCAACCACCCGGCAGAATGAATGGAAATAAAGGAGATGTGCTGGGAGCGAAAATAGGCCTTTAAGAGGAACAGGTAATGGTTTTGCATCCAATACTGCGTGTGTTTCCACCCAAACCCTTTGAAAAGCCTTAACAATACATGGCCCTCAGTGTTTTCTCACCGAGAACAGGGAATGAGGAGTGACAGACAGAAGTATGTGGAGGAGAGAATATTTGTATATATGACAGAAACTGGGTGTGAAAGCAGGTTAAAAAGGCACTCAGTAGGGAACATCCAGACACTTCAAAGTGGTAGGAAGAGTATGTCGGAGAACTGCATATATATATaacaggcaggtgggggggcgGTATGCAGAGGGATTTGCATATATGCAAAGCATAAACAAACTGTAAATGAGAAATACAATATAGAAAACACACACAGTGTGCAATCAGAAGGGGGCATTAGCATGAAAACTCATCGGGGAAACagatacttaatttttaaaagaacaaaatcaaATTATGGATCCCCTTTGTTTATCAAACAggagggttatgtctacacaggcagcctctatcgataaaactgggcttttgttgacaaaactcaccgaGTTAAAGCGTACTGTccagagtttgttgacaaaactcagctggtcagccagcagtgttatacctctccccgattaggtataatgcctctgctgacagcgttttgtcaacagagtgtctGTGTAAACACTTATCgccacagagagggcttccgattccggggcagccctgtttgcagagcttctggctggccgTTCCGTCAacagggggcagggcagtccggctgctctttgttgacagagcggcttgctcttttgagctgcttttatgtATGGACACGACCTGTCAATAGAGGTACTGCCCAggtctctctgtcaacagaaacttctACAGACATAGGctacccatgtagacatagccaagatgtcaACCTTAGGTAGGAAATAGGGCTGACTGATCACTCGGGttttctttgtctttctctttttttttcagcctGAGCATCTGAACACAGCTAGTCTGCAGGCTGCCATGGCAGTAAACTGCATTCTTGTCCCAGGGCGTGAGATGCCAGGGTGATGGGTGCATGGAGATAAGTGATGAAGTAGAGATGAAGGAGGTGGTAGGGCTTGAGGTGTGTCAGGTCACTGAAGGAAGCAGAGGGAGAGGTTCAACATTTGACTTCATCAAGAGACAAGACACGTTTGCTGATAATCTGAGCCACCAACTATTGGGACCAGCTTCTGGACCTTGAATTTTTCATTGTACTTGGAAGCCTTTGTAAGCAGAGAATAGCTGCCGCTGAAAGAATTACCCAAGTGGTTAGTGTCAATCAACTCACTTTAGACTGTTTAGACTTTAGACTGTTGTGTGTCTCAATTCACAATTGAATCCATAATCTGGATTAAATACAAAGTAAATACACTTAAATTCAGTGTACTTCTGAAAATGTGAAATAAATTTGAGGACCTATTatgagcatagaatcatagaacactagaactggaagggacctcaagaggtcattgagtcttgtctcctgccctcttggcaggaccaagcaccatctagaccatccccccCTAGGTAtatatctaacttgctcttaaaaatctccagtgatggagattccacaacctccctaggtaattttttccaatgtttaactaccctgacagttaggaagtttttcctaatgtctaatctaagcaTATAAGAGGAAAATCAAATGATCAGTTGTAGATTAAAGAAGAGGTCAAGGAACTGTATTTAAATGAGTCAATGCCCCCACATttaatttttccctcctccctttcATTCTAAATTCATTTGAAGCCTAGCTCTGGCTGAAAGCACACAGAACGAACTGGCATCACCTGCCTCAGACAATGAGGAGCTGTCCAGCCATGTGCATTTTTAAGCAAACTCTTATAGCCCTGAGGATTTATATCACTCCCTGGAAAAAGCTGGAGTCTATAAACCCACAAATGGAATTATACAGGGATCCAGTAACATCATATTTTCATCTGTGACAGCTACAATCTAGGACACAGATTCTTCAATTTATGTAACTTTTGTCAGCCTGTGATGTGCAATAGAACAGAATGGGAATGATTCATAGAGCACGTTGCAATAAATGCTGCACAGGTATTGCCGAGTTTTGGGACTGTACCAATCATATAGGGCTAAAACTAGAGACAAACTGGAGCATTTAATATGGGGCTTTGTATTGCAGCTCAGCAGAGCAGCATCTGAAAAGCTTCCTCATTCATTAGATTGGAAAGAATGAAGCCCCCAGTGTAAATGTATATGACATATTTGGGTTCTTCTATATTATACAGTTTAGCCTCTTTATTTACCCTGGAGTTACTAAGTCCTACAAAGAAATGACCGAGTTCAGCAAAAGTCCGAGGAGAGCTACATAAATTGCTAAGCAGAGAGCCATATCGGTGGAGGGAGATTGGAAGGGGATGCTGTTGGCCTTGGTAGCTTATGAACAACTTCTGTGCCCATAGATATCCCTTTCACTTAAAGGCAGTTTGGAATAAGGGAGGGCGGACGATGATACACGGCTATACCCTTTCTTTGCTTCTTTGGGAAGGAGGCCTGGACAGAAGGGCGCTCCCCACTTTCCACTTTAGAATTGAAGTCTCATCTCCCCTGTGTTGCAGTCCGTCTCCTCCCAGATGACTCAGGTGTGTGGATCAAGTGCTATCTCTGCTCTTAATGGAAAGGGCAGAGGGGCTAAATCCTTAAGAAAGGCTCTTCCTTCCCTTCATGTCTGAGTTGAATGGGTTTTAAAACTCCCCAGCAGAGAGAGCCTTTTTAACAGGCTGTATTAAAAAGACACCCCTTCTTATTCAGTTTCCTACTCTGCCAGTATTTGTAACATCAGATTTTTACTAAATCTCCAGTTGTCCATAAAGTCTTTTGGAGTAGATGAGACATGACTTTCTAATGCAAAAAGCAGGGAGACAGATTCTTCTGCTGATGAAAGAAACGTTGATCATTCACTCCTCTTTTATATATGGCAAAGAAGcaagcaaagaaacaaacaaaacactacAACTCCacactgttttttccccccatttcagATCTCTTTCCTTATGAGGCTAACGGAACACAGTTATTATTTTTACATCCATCATCACAGGATGTGGGCACAATGACCCAGATTGTCAGAGTGTAAATCAGCTTAGCTCCGTGCCTCACCTATTTTTGTTTAGTTTGTGCTTCTACAACAGTACAGTTATGATTGTGGTTTAATACATAATGATTATTTCATTAGTATTTTGATTCAAAATTAATTGGCTAATCCACACATGAATCAGTTGCATAAATGGAATGCTTGTGATACGTGCTTGATGTGATTTACAGTAATTGCTTATTTTTAGGTTTAGCTATGTGCTATATTTCAATGGGATATATGTgatgatttattttatttgaatatATTATCAGGTTTTTTCGTTGGTACTTTTATTAAGAAACATTTCTGTAGAAAAATAGAGTATGTTTACATCTTGTAATTTTGAGATTATGTATTATATAATCTTTGCTCTATGATGCAGTACTTTTTATGTTCGGAGAATTATCAGCTGCAAGGTATTCTGGTTTAGTCTATTCAAGTTCTTATATCACTCTCACCACATAGCATCTGAGCAGCTTCAAGTAGTGAATTAAGTGATCTAACATCTGTCGCACATCGTTTgttctctccctcttcctctctGCAGGGTGTGTACATGCAGTACAGTATTTTGaaagtttgtttctttgttaTAAAAGTGCCCAAGCAGCTTTGTGTTTCTAGTAGAGAAAGCAAATTGGAAGAATGAACTTTAGTCTTGGAGCTGATGGGGGTGAGGTTTGTGCAgagtcaaaataaaataaaagagggTGAGATCAAGAACACAGAAAGCAGTTTGTTTCTATAAATTATCCCTTCAGCATGGGTAGACTAAATTTAACTTTCACCAGCTTCTGTCATGAATACTTCCACCATCAGATACATATTAAGGTTGCCTTGTCACTTATGTTATCTGGGCAGAAAAATCCCTTCCTTAAACACCAAAGTGCAGGTTTTAAACCACCTCCTAGGTCTTGGATATTTTACGACAGAAAAGATAACAAGTATATCTCTGATTTGTTTACTGCAAATTGTTAAATAATTACAGGGGATATTTTAAATAGCACTTATATACAAAAATTTCTGTATTTGTCACTTCTTCAATTGCTTTGTTTGCAATATGTGGCTGGAATCAAATGTTAATTACAAACAAGAAAAGCAACTTTAATTTCAAATGGCATATCTGATAGCACAGGTTAGTTTAAAGAATTCATCAGCATGAGTTTGGGGTAGATGCTTTACTCAGGAGTGAAGAAGTGATGAGTAAGTTATTTTGGACATTTCACTCATCTATGATTTGTTCTGTGTTTACACAACCAGTATGGTACAGGAAAGCTCTTTTAAGAATAGTTTGGGGAattttaatttcttatttttaaCCTTCTTTATCCCTTCATCAACAAAGCCAGGTGTCTTCAGTACTAGGAACTAAAATGTCAAGGGCTCAGGAGATACAAATTaaaactagaaaatgtaaagtGCCTCTAAAAATGACCTAAAATAACATTTCTACCCCTACAAATGGGATGTCTTTACAAGTCTCTCCTCACAGAATTTTCCAGAATATGAGGTGACTCAATGTCTCCCTCTCCAAATATGACAAAGCTCTCATTTGTAGTCCTCTGCTGCTGTAAGGCCTTTTCATTTCTGACATGTCTGTTTACAGAACCTGGGGTGAACCTGACCTATGCTTGTCttcacatatgggctacgtctacacgtgaagccaacatcaaaatagcttatttcgatgtagcaacatcgaaataggctatttcgattaataacgtctacacatcctccagggctggcaacgtcgatgttcaacttcgatgttgcgcggcaccacattgaaataggtgctgcgagggtacgtctacacgccaaagtagcacacatcgaaataagggtgccaggcacagctgcagacagggtcacagggcggactcaacagcaagccgctcccttaaagggcccctcccagacacagttgcactaaacaacacaagagccacagagccgacaactggttgcagaccctgtgcatgcagcatgggtccccagctgccgcagcagcagccagaagccctgggctaagggctgctgcccacggtgaccatagagccccgcagaggctggagagagagcatctctcaaccccccagctgatggccgccatggaggacccggcaatttcgacgttgcgggacgcggatcgtctacacggtcccttcttcgacgttgaacatcaaagtagggcgctattccgatcccctcatgaggttagcgacttcgacgtctcgccgcctaacgtcgaagttaacttcgaaatagcgcccgacgcgtgtagccgcaatgggtgctatttcgaagttagtgccgctacttcgaagtagcgtgcacgtgtagacacagctatgatgtAGAATATTACACACATATGAGGAGGTGATATCATGTGGTAAACTTATCACAAGCCTGCACAGCTGTCCCCTCCTTGTGACCTGCCCACTAGTCCATTTCCTATATTTCTAGTACTTTAGTGTGTAGCCATAACGGTTGCTAAAATAGGCAGCCAAGAACCCCAACATTAAAATCCTATGAAATCCATAATCAACTTATACGAAGCCCTCTATGCTCAATCAACCACACATAGACAGTTGTTTCCTGCCTTTgccacattaaaatattttatgcatCATCCTTCACAATCAGAAGCAGATCAGAAGCCCTATTGCAGGAAGAGACAGTAACTAAAGATACTGGAGCAAGACCTTAGTCTTGTAAAAACTCTTTATGGGATCTTTGCTATCCATGAAGAGCAGAAAGGGCCTAATCTCTCAAAGTCTCATCCAAGTGACCCACATGCAGAGAAGTGCATGGGCACTCATTTCACTTGTTTCAGAATGATGAAGAATTGACTCATACTTGCTGATTTTAGAATCTTGGGACTGTATATTCCAAGCCTGATGCTTATGCCACCAAGACAAAACCTCCCAATTATCATATACAAGTGATGGAAAGGCAATACAGATTTTGCTAGTATCAGCTAAGATATAACATGAAAAAGGAAATTTCAACATTGTCACAAATAGTTCTGTTCTTGGGTATGTGAGGACCAGACCTGTGCTGCTCACATTCTAAGAGCTGCTGAGAACCTTCAGCTTCCAATGAAGACAACAAGAGATGGAGACCCTCACAGGACTTGTCCTTTAAATTCCTTCCAAGCAAGAGTGATATCCAAACATTTTACTGAACTGACTGGAAAAAAAGAATTGGTGTAATTGACACTCATACACCAGTATAATGAAGCTTTAGACAAATATAGAGGATTTATGTGCAAACCAATGAGAACAGACTAGACAACCTATGTGTGCAGCAGCAAAATTATCTGCAGCTTTAGGACTTCCTAAATATTCATTGATTCCAAGTTATTATGGTCCATTGAGTCAAAAATCAGTTTCTTAAAAATATTCTCAGTTAGACTTGTATCATAAGATCCTGGCAGTGCTACATTGGCTGTTATAGATAAATAGGAAATACTGCCCTTTATAAAAAGACCCTAAGATAACCTTGCCCCTTGTGGAAACTTCAGGATAAATGGACTCTGACTAGGAACAAGCCTAGACTCAGGTtagcaaa
This window harbors:
- the HMX3 gene encoding homeobox protein HMX3 produces the protein MPEPGQEPPSSQPPPPPKESPFSIKNLLNGDHRKAPPKQPRPLFAPAAKGALEGAGFALSQVGELAFPRFDIPAQRFALQAHYLERAPASWWYPYTLSAAGGHLPRPEAAEKSLPRDSSPASGTDRDSPEPLLKAEPERKELDSASPEEIVLEESDSEEAKKEEAGAGWAAREGSPEKKPCRKKKTRTVFSRSQVFQLESTFDMKRYLSSSERAGLAASLHLTETQVKIWFQNRRNKWKRQLAAELEAANLSHAAAQRIVRVPILYHENSPAENGSSAASVPVSQPLLTFPHPVYYSHPVVTSVPLLRPV